In a single window of the Bradyrhizobium erythrophlei genome:
- a CDS encoding (2Fe-2S)-binding protein codes for MTAAIPISLEVNGERVEAAVLPRLNLADFLREQLHLTGTHVGCEHGVCGACTVRLNGVIVRSCLMLAVQTHGASVETIEGLSDSGEVADLQAAFRDRNALQCGYCTPGMLMAAQDLLKQQVEPDRERIREHLSGNYCRCTGYQAIVDAVEITARARMGRVP; via the coding sequence GTGACGGCCGCCATACCAATCTCGCTTGAGGTCAACGGAGAGCGCGTTGAAGCGGCTGTTCTGCCGCGGCTCAACCTGGCGGATTTCCTGCGCGAGCAGCTGCATCTCACGGGGACGCATGTCGGTTGCGAGCATGGGGTTTGCGGCGCCTGCACGGTGCGGCTGAATGGTGTGATTGTTCGTTCCTGCCTGATGCTGGCGGTACAGACGCACGGCGCATCGGTCGAAACCATCGAGGGATTGTCCGATAGCGGCGAGGTCGCCGATCTGCAGGCCGCCTTTCGCGACCGCAATGCGTTGCAGTGCGGCTATTGCACGCCGGGAATGTTGATGGCCGCGCAGGATTTGTTGAAACAACAGGTTGAGCCGGATCGTGAGCGGATACGCGAGCATCTTTCCGGCAATTACTGCCGCTGCACCGGCTACCAGGCCATTGTCGATGCGGTCGAGATCACCGCGCGGGCGCGCATGGGGCGCGTGCCATGA
- a CDS encoding FAD binding domain-containing protein: MKASAFSYARATSVGNALELLVAHGDKAKVLSGGQSLMPAMNLRLISPELIVDIGEISELRGIAVSGGVLTIGALTRHVDLANSSEIAAHAPLLTEAIAHVAHPAIRNRGTLGGSLAHADPASELPACMVALNATIIVRGQTGERRIAAGDFFKGIYETDLSAHELLVAVELPVVKKNAVHFFHEFARRHGDYAIAGLAAQAIVEGEAFGDLRLVFFAVGDRPVLAKAAARLVKTTITPELLTQASTALGQELDPQDDQQASSNMRRHLAKVLLARCVGALLGRPDLAAGGTA, translated from the coding sequence ATGAAAGCCTCGGCTTTCAGCTACGCTCGCGCAACCAGCGTTGGGAACGCGTTGGAATTGCTCGTCGCGCACGGGGACAAGGCCAAGGTGCTTTCGGGCGGTCAGAGCCTGATGCCCGCGATGAATCTGCGCCTGATCTCTCCGGAACTGATCGTCGATATCGGTGAGATATCCGAGCTGCGGGGTATCGCGGTGAGTGGCGGAGTTCTTACTATCGGCGCGCTGACCCGGCACGTTGACCTCGCGAACTCATCCGAAATCGCCGCGCACGCGCCATTGCTGACGGAAGCGATTGCCCATGTCGCGCATCCGGCGATCCGCAACCGGGGAACCCTCGGCGGCAGCCTCGCGCATGCCGACCCCGCGTCCGAGTTGCCGGCGTGCATGGTGGCGTTGAACGCGACAATTATCGTGCGCGGTCAGACCGGCGAACGACGCATTGCGGCTGGGGATTTCTTCAAGGGAATTTACGAGACCGACCTGTCGGCTCACGAATTATTGGTTGCTGTGGAACTGCCGGTCGTGAAAAAAAATGCCGTGCACTTCTTCCACGAATTCGCGCGGCGGCACGGCGACTACGCCATTGCCGGCCTGGCGGCACAGGCGATCGTGGAAGGCGAAGCTTTTGGCGATCTTCGGCTTGTCTTTTTCGCCGTCGGCGATAGGCCGGTCTTAGCTAAGGCCGCCGCAAGATTGGTCAAGACCACCATCACGCCCGAGTTGTTAACGCAGGCCTCGACCGCATTAGGTCAAGAGCTCGATCCCCAGGACGATCAGCAGGCCTCTTCGAACATGCGCCGGCATCTGGCGAAAGTGCTGCTGGCGCGTTGCGTCGGCGCGCTTCTAGGCCGGCCGGATCTCGCCGCCGGGGGAACTGCGTGA
- a CDS encoding LLM class flavin-dependent oxidoreductase: protein MNLGFFTMPIHPLDKDWRRSLNEDREAFLLADELGLTEAYVGEHVTDKAENITSCIAFLAWVAAATKQIKLGTGTINMPNTHPATIAASMAMLDHMLDGRLIFGISPGGLLSDAELFGNLDANRNEMFLESINQVLDIWAGEPPYNFEGKYWNISTQKTLIKDIGQGFIARPLQRPHPPIVVTAVAPFSKGVTEAAARGWDPISANFLMPAWVKSHWPKYVEGCERGGRPANPGNWRVAKSLFVAKDAATAKAYATDPDGPYVYYYRSLFTKLKKNGRIELFKTRRDQPDDEVTLEMICDKLIIYGTPDSVADQLLAFQDEVGKFGTLLYAGKDWKDRELGRQSMILMAEKVMPRVSAGTSKQSNAAE from the coding sequence ATGAATCTGGGTTTCTTTACGATGCCGATCCATCCACTCGACAAGGATTGGCGGCGGTCCCTGAACGAAGACCGGGAAGCCTTCCTGCTCGCCGACGAACTGGGGCTTACCGAAGCCTATGTCGGCGAACACGTCACCGACAAGGCCGAGAACATTACTTCCTGCATCGCGTTCCTCGCCTGGGTCGCAGCCGCTACCAAGCAGATCAAGCTCGGAACCGGCACGATCAACATGCCGAACACCCATCCCGCCACGATCGCGGCCAGCATGGCGATGCTCGATCACATGCTCGACGGACGTTTGATTTTCGGGATCAGCCCCGGCGGACTGCTGTCGGACGCGGAACTGTTCGGCAATCTGGACGCCAACCGCAACGAGATGTTTCTTGAATCGATCAATCAGGTTCTGGATATCTGGGCTGGCGAACCGCCTTACAATTTCGAAGGAAAATACTGGAACATCTCGACGCAAAAAACCCTGATCAAGGACATCGGCCAGGGATTCATTGCGCGGCCTTTGCAGCGGCCCCATCCGCCGATCGTCGTGACCGCCGTCGCGCCGTTCTCGAAGGGTGTCACCGAGGCTGCAGCGCGCGGCTGGGATCCGATTTCGGCCAATTTCCTGATGCCGGCCTGGGTGAAAAGCCACTGGCCGAAATATGTCGAGGGCTGCGAGCGCGGCGGCCGTCCCGCCAATCCCGGAAACTGGCGCGTCGCCAAGAGCCTGTTTGTGGCCAAGGACGCCGCGACGGCGAAGGCCTACGCAACCGATCCGGACGGCCCTTACGTCTATTACTATCGTTCGCTGTTCACCAAATTGAAGAAGAATGGCCGCATCGAGTTGTTCAAGACGCGCCGCGACCAGCCGGACGATGAAGTGACGCTGGAAATGATTTGCGACAAGCTGATCATCTATGGAACGCCGGACAGCGTTGCAGATCAGTTGCTGGCTTTCCAGGACGAGGTCGGCAAATTCGGCACGCTGTTATATGCCGGCAAAGATTGGAAGGATCGTGAGCTTGGACGGCAGTCCATGATTCTGATGGCCGAAAAGGTCATGCCCCGCGTCAGCGCAGGTACCTCCAAACAGTCCAACGCCGCGGAATAG
- a CDS encoding polysaccharide deacetylase family protein: MVLSDRIPYQAQVDRPKLRLPGGKKLAVWVILNVEEWRIENAMPRTVLSPPMGQPLLPDVPNWSWHEYGMRAGFWRQFKALTDRNMPVTLALNANVCNSYPRVASAALEAGFEFMGHGFMQGPMHRLDNQADAIRRAVETIAKFTGKQPRSWESPGLTETDETLDLLRLNGIEYVADWVIDDLPQDIATPHGTITTIPYSVETNDIVVHALQHLPSEQFLKRCTDQFDRLYLEGATNARIMAISIHPYITGVPHRIKYLEALLDYVIGHDSVALMTASEIGDWYRTEMSKS, from the coding sequence GTGGTTCTTTCCGATCGCATCCCCTATCAAGCGCAGGTCGACCGCCCGAAACTCAGATTGCCCGGAGGCAAGAAGCTTGCGGTATGGGTCATCCTCAACGTCGAGGAGTGGCGGATCGAGAATGCGATGCCACGAACCGTGCTGAGCCCACCGATGGGACAGCCGCTGTTGCCGGATGTGCCGAATTGGTCCTGGCACGAATACGGAATGCGCGCCGGCTTCTGGCGCCAGTTCAAGGCGCTTACCGACCGCAACATGCCGGTGACCCTGGCCTTGAATGCCAACGTGTGCAATTCCTACCCTCGCGTCGCTTCGGCCGCGCTAGAAGCCGGCTTCGAGTTCATGGGCCACGGCTTCATGCAAGGCCCGATGCACAGGCTGGACAACCAGGCGGATGCGATCAGGCGGGCCGTCGAAACCATCGCCAAATTCACCGGCAAACAGCCGAGGTCGTGGGAAAGCCCTGGTCTGACTGAAACTGACGAAACCCTCGATCTCCTGCGCCTTAACGGCATCGAATACGTGGCCGATTGGGTGATCGACGATCTTCCGCAGGATATCGCGACGCCTCACGGCACCATTACAACGATTCCCTACTCGGTCGAGACCAACGACATCGTCGTCCACGCGCTGCAGCATCTGCCTTCCGAGCAGTTTCTGAAACGCTGCACCGACCAGTTCGATCGATTGTACCTTGAGGGCGCAACCAACGCCCGGATCATGGCGATATCGATTCATCCTTACATCACCGGCGTCCCGCATCGGATCAAATATCTGGAAGCGTTGCTCGACTATGTCATCGGCCACGACAGCGTTGCGCTGATGACGGCGAGCGAGATCGGCGACTGGTATCGAACTGAAATGTCGAAATCATAA
- a CDS encoding Gfo/Idh/MocA family protein produces MIKAAVVGLGWWGKTILKNLLNSTVIAPVLAVDPLNQARASASALGIGTASRFEDALANSKVEAVILCTPQEHHAQQIAAAARSKRHVFCEKPLCTTAADAEAAIAAVRKAGVQLGIGHERRFEPAVIEMRKRFASGEFGNPLLLEGNFSQDKFLKLPSDNWRLSNTLNPVGPLSATGIHMVDLSIALLGRPTSVWARLARLGSDFENGDTLSITIGFENGATAMLGAVLATPFMGRLALLGSKGWMEIRDRSHPENSTGWDVTCVHRDQPPATTFYPPHPAVRDNLEAFGRAALGQAPYPVAFDEMLANVRSFEAIQRSVKSGAIEII; encoded by the coding sequence ATGATCAAAGCCGCCGTGGTCGGTCTGGGATGGTGGGGGAAAACCATCCTCAAGAACCTTTTGAACAGCACTGTCATCGCGCCCGTATTGGCTGTCGATCCCCTCAATCAGGCGCGCGCTTCGGCATCGGCACTCGGTATCGGGACGGCGTCCCGGTTTGAGGATGCGCTGGCGAATTCCAAGGTCGAGGCCGTTATCCTGTGCACGCCGCAGGAGCATCATGCGCAGCAGATTGCCGCGGCGGCGCGGTCGAAGCGTCACGTGTTCTGCGAAAAGCCCTTGTGTACGACGGCGGCCGACGCGGAAGCCGCGATCGCTGCCGTCAGGAAAGCGGGTGTTCAGCTCGGCATCGGGCACGAACGCCGGTTTGAACCCGCCGTCATCGAAATGCGGAAGCGATTTGCTTCAGGCGAATTCGGCAATCCGTTGCTACTGGAAGGCAATTTCAGCCAGGACAAATTCCTGAAATTGCCGAGCGACAATTGGCGATTGTCGAATACGCTAAATCCGGTTGGTCCGCTTTCGGCCACCGGCATTCACATGGTGGATCTTTCGATTGCGCTGCTCGGCCGGCCAACAAGCGTCTGGGCCCGGCTGGCGCGATTGGGCAGCGATTTCGAGAACGGCGATACGCTGTCGATCACGATCGGCTTTGAAAACGGCGCGACCGCCATGCTGGGCGCCGTGCTGGCAACACCCTTCATGGGACGGCTCGCGCTGCTCGGATCGAAAGGCTGGATGGAAATCCGCGACCGCAGCCACCCCGAGAATTCGACCGGATGGGATGTGACCTGCGTGCACCGGGACCAGCCGCCCGCGACGACCTTCTATCCACCTCATCCGGCGGTGCGCGACAATCTCGAGGCGTTTGGCCGCGCCGCGCTCGGCCAGGCGCCCTACCCGGTCGCCTTTGATGAAATGCTGGCGAACGTCCGAAGCTTCGAGGCGATCCAGAGATCGGTAAAGAGCGGAGCGATCGAGATCATCTGA
- a CDS encoding TetR/AcrR family transcriptional regulator — MNKKASPKRVRVKQKRLSPDNRRKEFVAKATEFFSEEGFGGGTRDLARRLGVTQPLLYRYFPSKDDLIKEVYRTVYLEPLDTGWEKLLADRSRPIRDRLQEFYNAYTKVIFTRKWLRIYLYSGLKGLDINRWYVGVVRDKILSRIIRECRHEAGLPPQTRPTASELEMAWVFHSGIFYYGVRKYIYESPVLEDKEQMIRDALDAFLAGFERVFGAEESARRPPVKAVG; from the coding sequence ATGAACAAGAAAGCATCGCCCAAGCGTGTGCGCGTCAAGCAGAAGCGGCTGTCGCCCGACAACCGCCGCAAGGAGTTCGTCGCCAAGGCGACTGAATTTTTCTCGGAAGAAGGATTTGGCGGCGGGACACGCGATTTGGCGCGGCGGCTCGGCGTCACCCAGCCGTTGCTGTACCGCTATTTTCCAAGCAAGGACGATCTGATCAAGGAGGTGTATCGCACGGTTTATCTCGAACCGCTCGACACCGGCTGGGAGAAGCTGCTGGCTGACCGCTCCCGGCCGATCCGAGATCGGCTGCAGGAATTCTATAACGCGTACACCAAGGTGATCTTCACCCGCAAATGGCTTCGTATCTATCTCTACTCGGGTTTGAAGGGGCTCGATATCAATCGGTGGTATGTCGGCGTGGTGCGGGACAAGATTCTGTCGCGCATCATCAGGGAGTGCCGCCATGAAGCGGGGCTGCCGCCGCAAACCAGGCCGACCGCTTCCGAGCTTGAGATGGCCTGGGTGTTTCACAGCGGAATCTTCTATTACGGAGTTCGCAAGTACATCTACGAATCCCCTGTGCTGGAGGACAAGGAACAGATGATCCGCGACGCGCTGGATGCTTTCCTGGCGGGTTTCGAGCGAGTTTTTGGAGCCGAAGAGAGTGCCCGGCGGCCGCCGGTAAAGGCGGTTGGATAA
- a CDS encoding flavin reductase family protein gives MTEAPKHPTQPDPANELASDHSPIDPRDFRNALGTYATGVTIITATGADGKPYGLTCNSFASVSLNPPLVLWSLGMFSQALNVFQNASHFAVNVLGASQQALATKFAKSSEEKFAGVEWTPGLGNVPVLADSVASFQCRAANRYYGGDHVIFLGAVEAYSYNRREPLLFARGGYGRFLGADDVSVTPKP, from the coding sequence ATGACTGAGGCGCCAAAGCATCCGACCCAGCCTGATCCTGCCAACGAGCTGGCCAGCGATCATTCGCCGATCGACCCGCGGGATTTTCGCAATGCGCTGGGTACTTACGCCACGGGTGTCACCATCATCACGGCCACCGGGGCTGACGGAAAGCCTTATGGGCTGACTTGCAATTCGTTCGCCTCGGTATCGCTGAACCCGCCGCTTGTGCTGTGGAGTTTGGGGATGTTTTCGCAGGCACTGAACGTTTTCCAGAACGCCAGTCATTTTGCGGTCAACGTCCTCGGCGCGTCGCAGCAGGCGCTTGCGACCAAATTTGCAAAATCCTCGGAAGAAAAATTCGCCGGCGTCGAATGGACGCCGGGCTTGGGCAACGTGCCTGTTCTCGCCGACAGCGTTGCCAGTTTTCAATGCCGCGCCGCCAACCGATATTATGGCGGCGACCACGTCATTTTCCTGGGAGCGGTCGAAGCCTATTCGTACAACCGGCGGGAGCCGTTGCTTTTTGCACGCGGCGGTTACGGCCGGTTCCTCGGTGCCGACGACGTTTCAGTGACGCCCAAGCCATGA
- a CDS encoding acyl-CoA dehydrogenase family protein, which produces MAGNGRKTSPSPTGQDANERAYAAMIDRAKALIPQLRERAARTEELRRLPPETERDLHDAGLFRIVQPKRVGGYELDYVALVDCADVIGQADASVAWNFANLASHHWMLGMFDKRAQDLVWNKDVNALIASSFIFPAGRARKVDGGYVLRGSWPFSSGVDSSEWNMLASVVSSDDEADGIEYRIFLLNKCDYKILDTWNATGLRGTGSNDVEVKDAFVAEAMTLAVSDLDGGPTPGSAVNPNPLYALPVFSLFPYVLSGVALGNAQACLDDYVDIARHRASTYNRAKIGDLQSTQIKIAEASAKIDAARLIMRSTCIGAMADARRGHVPDITEKTRSRRDGAYSVNLCTEAVSLLFSASGARGLFTSGVLQRQFRDAHAINSHIAFNFDAAGTNYGRVALGLPSENLTL; this is translated from the coding sequence ATGGCAGGTAATGGCCGGAAAACAAGCCCAAGCCCGACGGGACAGGATGCGAACGAGCGCGCATATGCCGCCATGATTGATCGCGCCAAAGCTCTCATTCCACAACTGCGCGAACGCGCTGCGCGGACTGAGGAGTTGCGGCGTCTGCCGCCGGAGACCGAACGCGATCTGCATGACGCCGGTCTGTTCAGGATCGTGCAGCCGAAGCGAGTTGGTGGCTACGAACTCGATTATGTCGCGCTGGTCGACTGCGCCGACGTGATCGGGCAGGCGGACGCCTCGGTTGCCTGGAATTTTGCTAATCTCGCCAGCCACCACTGGATGCTGGGCATGTTTGACAAGCGCGCTCAGGATCTGGTCTGGAACAAGGACGTCAATGCCCTGATTGCGTCCTCGTTCATTTTTCCAGCTGGCCGCGCCCGGAAAGTCGACGGTGGATATGTGCTGCGAGGCAGTTGGCCCTTCTCGTCGGGGGTGGATTCCAGTGAATGGAATATGCTGGCCAGCGTTGTTTCGTCCGATGACGAAGCTGATGGGATCGAATACCGCATCTTTTTGCTCAACAAATGCGACTACAAAATCCTCGACACCTGGAACGCGACGGGATTGAGGGGAACGGGGTCGAACGACGTCGAAGTAAAGGACGCCTTTGTTGCCGAGGCGATGACGCTTGCGGTGAGCGATCTCGACGGCGGCCCGACACCGGGAAGCGCCGTCAATCCGAATCCGCTTTATGCGCTGCCGGTGTTCTCGTTGTTTCCTTATGTGCTTTCCGGCGTTGCCCTGGGCAATGCGCAGGCCTGTCTGGACGACTATGTCGATATCGCGCGGCATCGTGCATCGACCTACAACCGCGCCAAGATCGGTGACCTCCAAAGTACGCAGATCAAGATTGCCGAGGCTTCCGCGAAAATCGATGCGGCCCGTCTGATCATGCGTTCGACATGCATCGGCGCGATGGCCGACGCAAGGCGCGGCCATGTGCCGGATATAACCGAGAAGACCAGATCGCGGCGCGACGGAGCTTATTCCGTCAATCTATGCACGGAAGCCGTGTCGCTGTTGTTCTCGGCCAGTGGCGCGCGGGGATTGTTCACATCCGGCGTGTTGCAGCGGCAGTTTCGTGACGCCCACGCGATCAATTCGCACATCGCGTTCAATTTCGATGCAGCGGGCACCAATTACGGGCGTGTCGCGCTTGGCCTGCCATCCGAAAACCTGACACTCTGA
- a CDS encoding VOC family protein, which produces MKVTGFNHLSIGTKNLAESVKFYETVLGMQTIPSYNFGFKTKYLRCGDLQLHIFELEDQVPVYQHFAVDVDDFHAAYDAAKAMGALDSTAFRNPVNELPDGCVQMYLRDPAGNLIEIDWPDVETLDRARIPEMKLLTEFAEQNEEGLAASLYLDRPHLKTARGAR; this is translated from the coding sequence ATGAAGGTTACCGGCTTCAATCACCTGTCGATCGGCACGAAGAATCTCGCAGAGTCGGTGAAATTCTACGAGACCGTGTTGGGCATGCAGACCATCCCCAGCTACAATTTCGGCTTCAAGACCAAATATCTCCGCTGCGGCGATCTGCAATTGCACATCTTCGAACTGGAAGATCAGGTTCCGGTCTACCAGCACTTTGCGGTGGATGTGGACGATTTCCACGCCGCCTACGATGCCGCGAAGGCGATGGGCGCGCTCGACTCAACCGCATTTCGTAACCCGGTGAACGAGCTTCCGGATGGCTGTGTTCAGATGTATTTGCGCGACCCTGCGGGTAATCTGATCGAGATCGACTGGCCGGATGTCGAGACGCTGGATCGCGCACGCATTCCCGAAATGAAGCTGCTGACCGAGTTTGCCGAACAAAACGAGGAGGGATTGGCTGCCTCCCTGTATCTCGATCGGCCGCATCTCAAGACCGCACGAGGGGCGAGATAG
- a CDS encoding NAD(P)-dependent oxidoreductase codes for MELNGQERTLMDRTVGIVGLGIMGGAIARNLVDRGWRVVGFDTDATRRTELAGANVTIAGDVGQVAREAPIIMTSLPNPAAVEDVAQAIAYSGQPPRIVVELSTLTLADKLRFEDILKKAGHIALDCPLSGTGAQAKNRDLVVYASGDSASIARCAELFSDFAKQSADLGAFGNGSRMKFVANHLVAIHNVATAEAMILAERAGLDPKLVVDMVGPGAGGSRMFQMRAPMMVEGVYEPATMKVSTWKKDMAIIAEFADDVGCATPLFTLTQPVYTEAMAMGLGDQDTAAVFEVLKKTIVAPPKSGARNRK; via the coding sequence ATCGAATTAAATGGACAGGAGCGAACTCTCATGGACAGGACCGTTGGAATCGTCGGACTTGGCATTATGGGAGGCGCGATTGCCCGCAATCTCGTTGATCGCGGATGGCGCGTGGTCGGTTTCGATACGGATGCCACACGACGAACCGAACTGGCGGGCGCCAACGTCACCATCGCCGGTGACGTGGGTCAGGTCGCGCGCGAAGCGCCGATCATCATGACCAGCCTCCCCAATCCCGCGGCGGTCGAGGATGTCGCGCAGGCGATCGCCTATTCCGGCCAACCGCCGCGGATTGTGGTCGAACTCTCTACGCTTACCCTCGCTGACAAGCTTCGCTTCGAGGATATTCTGAAGAAGGCAGGCCATATTGCGCTGGACTGCCCCCTGAGCGGAACTGGCGCGCAGGCCAAGAACCGGGATCTCGTGGTCTATGCCAGCGGCGACAGCGCTTCTATCGCCCGGTGTGCAGAGCTGTTTTCCGACTTTGCCAAGCAAAGCGCCGATCTCGGGGCCTTCGGTAACGGCAGCCGGATGAAATTCGTCGCCAACCATCTGGTAGCGATCCACAACGTCGCCACTGCGGAGGCCATGATCCTGGCGGAACGCGCCGGGCTCGATCCGAAACTGGTCGTCGATATGGTGGGCCCCGGCGCCGGCGGTTCACGAATGTTTCAGATGCGCGCGCCGATGATGGTCGAAGGCGTCTATGAGCCGGCGACCATGAAAGTGTCGACCTGGAAGAAGGATATGGCGATCATTGCCGAATTCGCCGATGACGTTGGCTGCGCAACGCCGCTCTTTACGCTGACCCAGCCGGTCTACACCGAAGCGATGGCGATGGGTCTGGGCGATCAGGACACAGCGGCAGTCTTTGAGGTGTTGAAGAAAACCATCGTCGCACCCCCAAAATCCGGCGCTCGGAATCGGAAGTAG
- a CDS encoding ABC transporter substrate-binding protein, which produces MSISRRQFVSSVAGAGIATMAAPNLVFAQNSGPVRVGLLAAKTGPLASGGIDMELALAMFLKERDNTLAGRKVELIVADTAGVPATARTKAQELVEKNNIHCIIGPLAAFEALAIADYLTEKEIPTLGVAAAEDMTQRHPSPWFVRLTSTSAQCAYPLADYSAKELKYKKIVTIADDFAYGHEMCAGFQRVFEDNGGKIVQKIFTPLATPDYGSYVAQVKSADAIFLGTAGSNGFRFLRQFIEYGLKDKMAVIGGMTALDESVLRNMGDEALGILTTSWYSAELDNPLNKVFAPAFRKQFKYDPGYYAAGTYVSGEVLEAALKTTKGNAEDKKALMTAIRGSNAETVRGLVKFDEFGNATGDVYIRKVTRKDGRLVNSVIKTYPDVSQFWTYDKTAFLKNPVYSRDYPPAKNLE; this is translated from the coding sequence ATGTCGATATCACGACGACAATTTGTCTCAAGCGTTGCCGGCGCGGGTATCGCCACCATGGCGGCACCGAATCTCGTCTTTGCCCAGAACAGTGGACCGGTCCGTGTCGGCTTACTGGCGGCCAAAACCGGACCGCTGGCCTCCGGCGGCATCGATATGGAACTTGCCTTGGCGATGTTCCTGAAGGAGCGTGACAACACGCTCGCGGGCCGCAAGGTCGAATTGATCGTCGCGGACACGGCGGGCGTTCCCGCCACCGCGCGCACCAAAGCTCAGGAACTGGTCGAAAAGAACAATATCCATTGCATCATCGGGCCGCTCGCGGCCTTCGAGGCGCTGGCGATCGCCGACTATCTCACCGAAAAGGAAATACCCACCCTGGGCGTCGCAGCCGCGGAGGACATGACGCAGCGGCATCCGAGCCCCTGGTTCGTCCGCCTGACCTCAACGTCGGCGCAATGCGCCTATCCGCTCGCCGATTATTCCGCCAAGGAATTGAAGTACAAGAAGATCGTTACGATCGCCGACGACTTTGCCTATGGCCATGAAATGTGCGCCGGCTTCCAGCGCGTGTTCGAGGACAATGGCGGCAAGATCGTTCAAAAGATCTTCACGCCTCTGGCGACACCCGACTACGGCAGCTATGTCGCCCAGGTGAAGAGCGCGGATGCGATCTTCCTAGGCACCGCCGGCTCGAACGGCTTCCGCTTCCTTCGGCAATTCATCGAATATGGTCTGAAGGACAAGATGGCCGTGATCGGCGGCATGACCGCGCTCGATGAATCCGTGCTTCGCAATATGGGTGACGAGGCGCTGGGGATTTTGACTACCAGTTGGTATTCCGCCGAACTGGACAACCCGCTCAACAAGGTCTTCGCGCCGGCATTCCGAAAGCAGTTCAAATATGATCCCGGCTATTATGCCGCAGGCACCTATGTTTCGGGCGAAGTCCTCGAGGCCGCGCTGAAGACCACGAAAGGCAACGCGGAGGACAAGAAAGCGCTGATGACGGCGATCCGCGGCAGCAATGCCGAGACGGTGCGCGGTCTCGTCAAGTTCGACGAATTCGGCAATGCCACCGGTGACGTCTATATCCGCAAGGTAACGAGAAAAGACGGACGGCTGGTTAACTCCGTCATCAAGACGTATCCGGATGTCAGCCAGTTCTGGACCTACGACAAGACGGCATTTCTGAAGAATCCGGTCTACTCGCGTGATTATCCGCCGGCAAAAAACCTAGAGTAA
- a CDS encoding branched-chain amino acid ABC transporter permease, giving the protein MQFWIIQGLNSLSLGGLLFLLSSGFSLIFGLMRLANLTHGAFFMLGTYFGATALRSYSGLNIWVTALGAGIAVAAIGGLFERLVLTRLQTNPLGQVLVTLGMSFIISDACLMLWGGDSIPVPTPQSLQAPTRVFGFVFPTYRLVLVGCAIGAAIGLYFLMEQTRLGAMIRAGVDDRQMARAVGIPVSNLFTIVFCLGAGIAGAGGVLGGPILSAYPGLDGDMLPLALIVVILGGIGSLLGAFIGSFIIGFIYTFGTALFPELAYIILFLPMIFVIAFRPHGLFGRAGR; this is encoded by the coding sequence ATGCAGTTTTGGATCATCCAGGGTCTCAACAGCCTCTCGCTTGGCGGTCTGTTGTTTCTGCTCTCGTCGGGATTTTCGCTGATCTTCGGCCTGATGCGGCTGGCGAACCTGACGCACGGTGCCTTCTTCATGCTGGGCACCTATTTCGGGGCAACGGCGCTGCGCTCCTACAGCGGTTTGAATATCTGGGTGACGGCGCTGGGCGCCGGAATTGCCGTCGCGGCGATCGGCGGCCTTTTCGAGCGACTGGTGCTGACCAGATTGCAGACCAACCCGCTCGGGCAGGTGCTGGTGACGCTCGGCATGTCCTTCATCATTTCCGATGCGTGCCTGATGCTGTGGGGCGGCGATTCGATTCCAGTGCCGACGCCGCAAAGCCTGCAGGCGCCGACCCGGGTGTTTGGATTCGTGTTTCCGACCTATCGGCTGGTATTGGTGGGATGCGCCATTGGTGCGGCGATCGGACTGTATTTCCTGATGGAGCAGACGCGGCTGGGAGCGATGATCCGCGCCGGCGTCGATGACCGGCAGATGGCGCGCGCAGTCGGAATCCCCGTTTCGAATCTGTTTACGATCGTGTTTTGTCTGGGCGCGGGCATCGCCGGCGCCGGGGGCGTGCTGGGCGGACCGATCCTGTCCGCTTATCCCGGACTTGATGGCGACATGCTGCCGCTGGCGCTGATTGTCGTCATCCTGGGAGGCATCGGAAGCCTGCTCGGAGCCTTCATCGGCAGCTTCATCATCGGGTTCATTTACACGTTCGGCACCGCGCTGTTTCCGGAGTTGGCCTACATCATCCTGTTTTTGCCGATGATTTTCGTCATCGCGTTCCGGCCGCATGGCTTGTTTGGGCGCGCCGGCAGATGA